A single window of Aquarana catesbeiana isolate 2022-GZ linkage group LG10, ASM4218655v1, whole genome shotgun sequence DNA harbors:
- the LOC141109930 gene encoding ras GTPase-activating-like protein IQGAP2, which yields MAATMHNSVVKVEMNTLRKRQTTLCRHLDTFSREGLSSRLRLFLQRKDDELYSPIKRISDASSNEGFISRLSSLDSATDQSKAIVKLQSLIRGYVARKYYQSLMRDENTPLRTIRYFSRLLDPNDPSLLQQIKLNRLKDEFASDLKNIYRQRQEVKSLKNDIVSSVKDKTAQLDLLSRYKKLTSKNKNKIKEEITMGRQVICEAIKNREKVDSYEHLFYCLQTDPTYLTRLIGQLSGPQATTTIVDRLLHSLYNYASTPREEYFFVKLMEATLREEVETRLDAIDDVMNGKSMILNVIVKFYTHQANYNGLVEALKPAIREILGFTKNLANLAVRTSDKNIKTSNLIERLTGITIPDTPSIDDYLMYNTADKLVESIFSSVDRIPYGLRYLTKVLQKSLQTKFPEETEDAVLRTVSQFLCQYFEPVIERPDLFGLIAADMDLKSVQRKNLVYVSKIIHQTMKLYAARTNYEPKRYIYICRTIPRFRKFCDNVLNVPEPQEKFSFNKFVEAIQVPVVKIPAEDIIYIHSLLSRYENVVFCDSMDIAYQVFKDIGSVPHVNDLLATDAAEFDKAEERIKICLHLSSKFPLLQDFNAAMENLMVATKRMALDVIRLVPGETLQGVLMTPISLAQEEQYKALMGGAPSTKSCFMKDYDFLMQFQSHKISANLNSLQNVCAFSGVRNHQDFLNLIAREIKEKHKLSLERKSETRTIQETLPLLWNMSDDLQNLEDLYTRYWGKCVVNILCHEPRPGGEIWKFEDDEGITYSAKKLLRKGVIVDTRGEFRQLKDEVLCIKLAREFFDVSLGSKRVLFPAVDVLSLHHSSNPTLKLFQYDVDVGMFLFLVTKLFGKQNNPLRSYL from the exons atggcggctacAATGCacaactccg TTGTGAAAGTGGAAATGAACACTCTGCGAAAGAGGCAGACCACTTTATGCCGGCACTTGGACACCTTCTCCAGAGAAGGGCTCAGCAGCCGGCTGAGATTATTTTTACAAAGGAAAGATGACGAACTGTATTCCCCAATTAAACGGATTTCGGACGCCTCCTCCAATGAAGGGTTCATCAGCCGGCTGAGCTCATTGGATTCCGCAACTGACCAGAGCAAAGCCATTGTAAAGCTTCAGTCGCTCATCAGAGGCTATGTGGCCCGGAAATACTATCAATCGTTAATGAGAGATGAGAATACTCCTCTGAGAACGATTAGATACTTTTCCCGGCTCCTGGATCCCAATGACCCGAGCTTACTTCAGCAGATTAAGCTGAACCGTCTGAAGGATGAATTTGCCTCTGATCTAAAAAACATCTACAGACAGAGGCAGGaggtgaaatccctaaaaaatgaCATTGTCTCGTCAGTAAAGGACAAAACTGCTCAGCTGGATCTTCTGTCCAGATATAAAAAACTGACGAGCAAAAACAAGAACAAAATCAAAGAGGAGATCACCATGGGAAGGCAGGTGATTTGTGAGGCCATAAAGAACAGGGAGAAGGTGGATTCCTACGAACACCTCTTCTATTGTCTCCAGACCGACCCGACTTACCTGACTAGGCTTATTGGTCAGTTGTCTGGCCCTCAGGCTACGACGACGATTGTAGACAGATTGCTCCACAGTCTGTATAACTACGCTTCCACGCCACGAGAAGAATACTTTTTCGTGAAATTGATGGAAGCCACTCTTCGTGAGGAAGTGGAGACAAGGCTTGATGCCATTGACGATGTAATGAATGGTAAATCAATGATTTTAAACGTAATCGTCAAATTTTACACACATCAAGCCAACTACAATGGCCTAGTCGAGGCGCTAAAACCAGCAATAAGGGAGATACTCGGCTTCACAAAAAATCTTGCCAATCTGGCAGTCAGGACTTCCGATAAGAACATAAAAACAAGCAATCTAATAGAAAGACTAACAGGAATAACCATTCCTGATACTCCTTCAATTGATGATTACTTGATGTATAACACGGCAGACAAACTTGTAGAGTCCATATTCTCGTCTGTGGACAGAATTCCTTATGGGCTGAGGTACCTAACAAAGGTACTTCAAAAATCTCTACAAACAAAGTTCCCTGAGGAAACTGAAGATGCCGTGTTGAGGACTGTTAGCCAGTTCCTATGTCAGTACTTTGAGCCAGTCATAGAGAGACCGGATCTCTTTGGTCTCATTGCAGCAGACATGGACTTGAAATCAGTCCAGAGGAAGAACCTCGTGTATGTGTCTAAGATCATCCACCAGACAATGAAATTATACGCTGCCAGAACCAATTATGAACCTAAACGGTACATCTACATCTGCAGGACCATTCCAAGGTTTAGGAAATTCTGTGATAATGTTCTGAACGTTCCAGAGCCACAGGAAAAATTCAGCTTCAACAAGTTTGTTGAGGCTATACAGGTTCCTGTGGTGAAGATTCCTGCagaggacatcatctatatacaTTCTCTGCTTTCTAGATATGAGAATGTTGTATTTTGCGACTCCATGGACATCGCCTACCAAGTGTTCAAGGATATTGGATCAGTCCCTCACGTGAATGATCTTCTTGCCACGGATGCAGCTGAATTTGACAAAGCAGAGGAAAGAATTAAAATCTGTCTGCATTTAAGCAGCAAATTTCCTCTACTGCAGGATTTTAATGCTGCAATGGAAAATCTTATGGTTGCCACCAAAAGAATGGCCTTGGATGTGATTCGTCTGGTGCCTGGAGAAACTCTCCAAGGCGTTCTGATGACGCCTATTTCACTGGCACAAGAAGAGCAGTATAAGGCTCTAATGGGAGGCGCACCTTCCACCAAGTCCTGCTTTATGAAAGACTATGATTTCCTCATGCAATTTCAAAGTCACAAGATCAGTGCCAACCTGAACAGTTTACAAAACGTTTGTGCATTCTCAGGAGTGAGGAACCACCAAGACTTCCTCAACCTAATCGCCCGGGAGATCAAAGAGAAGCACAAGCTGAGCCTGGAAAGAAAGTCTGAGACAAGGACCATCCAGGAGACATTACCTCTACTCTGGAACATGTCTGACGATTTGCAGAACCTTGAAGACCTGTACACAAGGTACTGGGGAAAGTGTGTGGTCAACATTCTCTGCCACGAGCCACGTCCTGGTGGTGAGATCTGGAAGTTTGAAGACGATGAGGGGATTACGTACAGTGCAAAAAAACTATTGAGGAAAGGAGTGATAGTAGACACACGGGGGGAATTCAGGCAACTAAAAGATGAAGTCCTCTGTATAAAATTAGCGCGTGAATTCTTTGATGTCAGTTTAGGCAGCAAACGTGTCCTCTTTCCAGCTGTCGATGTGCTGAGCCTTCATCATAGCAGCAATCCAACATTGAAACTTTTCCAATATGATGTCGATGTTGGCATGTTTTTATTTCTGGTCACCAAGCTTTTTGGGAAACAAAACAATCCACTACGTTCCTACCTGTAG